Genomic segment of Mastomys coucha isolate ucsf_1 unplaced genomic scaffold, UCSF_Mcou_1 pScaffold5, whole genome shotgun sequence:
TGGGTGTACACATGTACCCACAGATGTGTGTGAGTGGGCTTGGTTGCTGTATGTGTACCCATCCCTTAGGACCCTGAACTCAATCAAATGCCCACAACTCCGCAGCAGGCCCGGCACAAGGACCGTATCATTGGAGTGACCTGGCTCATCCTTGAAGCTGTCGAACTGAATCCCGGTTCCACCTACGAGGCCAGACTGCGTGTCCAGATGACTTTGGAGAATTATGATGACAAGACAGAGGGGGAATATTATAAGAGCCACTGGAGTGAGTGGAGCCAGCCCGTGTCCTTTCCTTCTCCCCGGAGAAGGTCACAGGGTAGGTGCTCGGCCGTGGTTGCTTTGTCCTAACCTGGGCTGAGTTGAGTCCGTTCCTTGGTttctcctgccctgcccccatTTCATCAACCTGCAGCCCTCCCCTTGTTTCTGAGATGTGTGGAGTCCAGCACTAATGGCTGACGTTAGGGATGAGTGCGTCTAGGCCCTCACACTGCCCGGAGCTTCCGTCTGAGGCTGGACAAATCCTGGGTTTCCTTTGTGAGGGTTGGGCTGACCCTATGTACAATGATGACCACCGGCCATATGGCGGATGGGAAGAAGGAGGTGCAGAGGAGAGCAACTAGGGACATCAGGTGTGACACGGACACCAAGGCCCATTCTAAACCCTTTCTGCTTTGGCTCTGAGAACTAGCGGTGGCTGCTTTCCCATGTGGACTTAGGGGACACCTTGGCCCCAAGGCTCCTCACAGCCATAGACTCTCTCTACCCACAGGCCTCCTGGTCCCACAGTGGCAGTGGTCAGCCAGCATCCTTGTTGCTGTGCCCGTCTTTCTTCTGCTGACTGGCCTTGTCCACCTTCTGTTCAAGCTGTCACCCAGGTAGGTAGCcagtgcgtgtgtgcatgcgtgtgtgtgtgtgtgtgtgtgtgtgtgtgtgtgtgtgtgtgtgtgtgaaactgagAACCACAGCTGCCTGTTCCTGGTACAGATGTGACCTCTGGGGCTGTTGGCTTCATCTGAGAGCGAAGGACACAGCTAGTTGTTTCCAGGCCCTGATCCCACTATTGGGATAGGTCTGTAAAAGGATGAAGGCAACAGTGTAATGCATAGAGCATTAACCAGAGAGGCCTTTGACTTGGGATTTGTCCAGAGActgccctcttctcttctcttctcttctcttctcttctcttctcttctcttctcttctctttttctttcttcctttttttccttttttttttattatatttttgagtacactgtagttgtttttagacacaccagaagaggacatcagatcccattatagatggttgtgagccaccatgtggttgctgggaattgaactcaggacctttggaagagcagtcagtgcttttaactgctgagccatctctccagccctcttccttccttccttccttccttccttccttccttccttccttccttccttcctcctcccttcttctttctttctttctttctttctttctttctttctctcctttttttctttctttcattttttctgatGGGTGTATATTGCCCATTTTGGGCTTCAACAAGTGGCCTTGTGTGATCTTCACACCTCAGTCTTCTGGGTAGCTAGAATAATAGGTATGTGTTGTTGTGTCCAATAGCCCTTTGAGGACAGGTTTGAATAGAGTAGGTGCATCTGCTAGGTAGAAGGGAACTCTGGTCTTGGCAGTGACCTAGGTTTTCTGGAGTGTGGCACTGGGAAAGGCTTCTGCCTGGGGCCCTTTAGTTCAGACTTTTCTGTTTTTGGCCGCAGAGTGAAGAGAATCTTTTACCAGAATGTTCCCTCTCCCGAGGCATTCTTCCATCCTCTCTACAGCGTATACCATGGGGACTTCCAGGTGTGTGCAGGGAAACTTCAGGGAGGTGGGGCCAAGCGTGTTATTATCAGAGCAGATGTGGCTTAGATGTCTGCCTTGTGTGTGTAGAATATAGGCTTAAACTGGGGACATGAGCAAGCATGGGGGCCTTGTTCATGCTCTGAGCCTCTTACACACATAGTAGGTTTACATTTGTGCCCTAGTTTCAGTGAGCACATATTGTGCCATCTATATGAGATGATGTTATGGGTCAGGATACAGCAATGGTGGACGGTGTGAGATAAGGGGCATTTTGTGGAGGCTCTGAGGCCCACTGAGAGGCAGCATTCTTTGGAAGGCTCAGCTCTCCTGTTGCTCCACAGGATCCAGTCTCTAGTTTTGTATACAGTTGCATCTGGGGAGGGGATTGCTGGCTGGCCCTGGGCAGCATTCTGTCATGGTTTTGGTTTGTCTTGGGCACCTGGATCATGCTGCCATAATCCTGTGGCCCTGGGCAGAGGAGGGCACTGAGGGGCCTGAAGAACTCAGGGCCTTTTGCTGAAGCCAGAGGTTTCACATATGGGAGGAAGGTGGAGGGTTTGGGGCACAGGCTGTGGGAGCACACGTTGGAGCTTCCCGGAAGAGGGAGTCTGGGCTAAACAGGGGAGAAAGCCACTCCCAGAGCAAGTTCTGGGTATGCTGCTTGagtcttcctcctgcctcctgttctGATGCAGACCTGGACAGGGGCACGCAGAGCCAGACCACAAGCAAGACAGGATGGCGTCAGCACTCCATCAGGAGGCTCAGAGTCCAGCATCTGGGGGGCCATCGCCACACTCACCTATAGCCCAGCATGCCCTGTGCACTTTGCCAGCCTGAAGTGGGAGGCCACAGCCTCTGGCCTCCCGGGACCCCTAGGCCCAGAGCATATGCTGCCAGCAGGGTGTCTAGAGTTGGAAGGACAGCCATCTGCCTACCTGCCCCAGGAGGACTGGGTCCCACTGGGCTCGGCCAGGCCCCCTCCTCTAGACTCAGACAGTGGCAGCAGCGACTATTGCATGTTGGACTGCTGTGAGGAGTGCCACCTCTCAGCCTTGCCAGAACACACCCAGAGTCCTGAACTCACACTGGCTCAGCCTGTGGCCCTTCCTGTATCCAGCAGGGCTTGACACCTACCAAGGGATATGGACATTCTCCTCCCTCCTATTCTCAGATGGCACCAGATGCAGTCTCAGTGTATCTCAGCTAGGTGTGCTATGTCTGTTTTGGGGAGATGAACGAAAGGCCCCGGGGCTGACCCTTGGGCACGCGTAGAACTCCTGAGAGGAGGCAGCTGTGCATAGATCAGAGGCTATGCTGATGGAAGCAGCAGACTGTGTCTCACCTCCCTGCTCCACCTCTGAAGTGGGTATGCCTCCAGGCTCAGCATCTTAACatccaccttctcttctctcctttctggcTCTGTCCCAGGCCTGAAAAGAGGGTGTGACAGGCAGCCTGGTCTGTCCTCATGCCCCTAAAGGGCTAGCCTAGGCCCAGAGACACTGACAAGACACCACTGGTGAAGTGTTCTTTTTTCAGAGCCTTTCCCATTAAGACCTGAAGGGACGCTTTTGACATTGCAGACTGGATGGCTGGAGGTGGAGGGAATGGTGGAGCTTTGAGCAGGTGAGGTTGTCCATCTCTGAGCTTTTGGGGTTCCAAGGTCAACTGGAAGGAGTCTCACTGAGTGATTCAATGAAGTCTTACCCATCTGTGGTATTTTctttcctgatgctgtgataaaacaccatgatggAAAATGACTTACAGAAAGAAGAGTCGGTTTGGTTTAAGGTTCCAGAGGTTTAAGGGGGGCAGCGGCatgcatggcagcaggaacaggaagcttaGAGCTCACATCTCAATCAAAAGCACAAAGCAGAGTGAACTACAAGTGCTGCCCCCGCCTCAAGCCTCCCagcaaggctctacctcctaaaagttccacaGCCTCCCTAAACAGCCCTGCCAAATAGAGAGCAATGTTCCAATgtctgagcctatggggacacttctcattcaaaccacctcactgcctctggctcccaaatgTCTACTGCTCCTAGGGAAAAAGCTGAAGCCAGGGCCACTAGACAGGGTTGGGAGTGGCTATTTTTCAGCAGCTATGGCCTGTGAAGGACACCGATACCCCTAACTGCCTTGTGAGGTAGCCCGGAAAGAGCCATGGGTGGGCTAGAATGTGGCTGTTATTTTCCTAGGCTTGCCCTAACAGAAGACAAGAAACTGGGTGCCCAGTGCTGTAGATTTGTTTTTTCTCTGCTTGGAGATACACAGGTCTGGAATGGAGACACCAGAAAGGCCATGCTCCTGGAGGGAAGGGTTCGTTTCGAGCCCCGCTTCACATTTATTTCCCTCTGAGCATCCTCTTCTGTACTGAGACTAGATGCTACCCAATGGTGGGGACAGGGTGTGTCGCATACTCTTGTATGTAAGCAAAGATTGTGACCTAGGATGCAGAAACAGGCTGAGCAGGTGATCACATTTGTGCAGATTTGGAGCCATGACGCACCGGCCcaacagaagaacagaagaacagtcagtcctCTTGCTTCTTGGaaggttctttgtttgtttgtttgtttgtttgtttttgtttttgtttttttgtttttcaagacagggtttctt
This window contains:
- the Il9r gene encoding interleukin-9 receptor isoform X1 — protein: MALGRCVAEGWTLERVAVKQVSWFLIYSYVCSCVCWGISVSEQGGGGQKAGTFTCLSNSVFRIDCHWSAPEQGQESSAWLLFTSNQVTDIKHKCTFWDNMCTLVLPKEEAFLPFDNFTITLHRCIMGQEQVSLVDSQYLPRRHVKLDPPSDLQSNVSSGRCVLTWGVSLALEPLITSLNYELAFKRQEEAWEQARHKDRIIGVTWLILEAVELNPGSTYEARLRVQMTLENYDDKTEGEYYKSHWSEWSQPVSFPSPRRRSQGLLVPQWQWSASILVAVPVFLLLTGLVHLLFKLSPRVKRIFYQNVPSPEAFFHPLYSVYHGDFQTWTGARRARPQARQDGVSTPSGGSESSIWGAIATLTYSPACPVHFASLKWEATASGLPGPLGPEHMLPAGCLELEGQPSAYLPQEDWVPLGSARPPPLDSDSGSSDYCMLDCCEECHLSALPEHTQSPELTLAQPVALPVSSRA
- the Il9r gene encoding interleukin-9 receptor isoform X2, yielding MALGRCVAEGWTLERVAVKQVSWFLIYSYVCSCVCWGISVSEQGGGGQKAGTFTCLSNSVFRIDCHWSAPEQGQESSAWLLFTSNQVTDIKHKCTFWDNMCTLVLPKEEAFLPFDNFTITLHRCIMGQEQVSLVDSQYLPRRHVKLDPPSDLQSNVSSGRCVLTWGVSLALEPLITSLNYELAFKRQEEAWEARHKDRIIGVTWLILEAVELNPGSTYEARLRVQMTLENYDDKTEGEYYKSHWSEWSQPVSFPSPRRRSQGLLVPQWQWSASILVAVPVFLLLTGLVHLLFKLSPRVKRIFYQNVPSPEAFFHPLYSVYHGDFQTWTGARRARPQARQDGVSTPSGGSESSIWGAIATLTYSPACPVHFASLKWEATASGLPGPLGPEHMLPAGCLELEGQPSAYLPQEDWVPLGSARPPPLDSDSGSSDYCMLDCCEECHLSALPEHTQSPELTLAQPVALPVSSRA